One stretch of Pandoraea oxalativorans DNA includes these proteins:
- a CDS encoding TonB-dependent receptor, with amino-acid sequence MSTAFQTRERLLAVACALVVAGSFAAQSAHAQTPANPTNPGDAAPQAAGSTNAPTVALPTTQVNDSAVPSAMQTKTLPSYKFVAPLRDTPRSITVIPEELIKQTNATTFADALKTVPGITFLGGDAAANPSADRPVIRGFESRNSIFVDGMRDSGVQNRETFDIENISVIKGPDSVYAGRGAVGGSIDITTKTPRLEDFTNASFGLGTNSYKRLTMDVNRQVNDQTAVRLNVMGHDADQAGRNNIYSKRWGIAPSVAFGLNSPTTVTISYYHLNSYDMPDFSAPFRSAGGTPDGGFQRNQFYGLNNRDYRRGQTDTGEIKVEHRINDTWKFKNTTMVGRSTLDYVATNPQFQSATSNIISLQAKSGKYATNSIANQTELTGKATLFGFEHTLTTGLEFSNEQSRYEGYLVADSAGNNIRSGGPCSVAYNCTTIGNWNPDNPWTGSLTLNGDKGFPGAATNTRTNTASAYLFDSVKLSERWLLNAGARFDRFDVSAVQAGAPDLNNTSNLFSFQLGVVYKVLPSLSLYASYGTSANPPGANSGLGGGTDQITATNNNLSPERSRNIEVGAKWDVIDQRLSLTAALFQTDKTNARVSDGLGGTINAGSQRVRGAELGWAGNLTNHWRVFGGYSYLNAITTDAGPAAAPGSNGLPMVMVPKHNLTLWTDYEVMPKLTLGAGMTLSSLTYASVSSTVRKWTPGYARFDAVATYRVSRSVDLQLNVQNIFDKKYYASAYPIYATWAPGRTAMLTLNFHQ; translated from the coding sequence ATGTCTACCGCCTTTCAGACGCGCGAGCGTCTGCTCGCCGTCGCCTGCGCCCTGGTCGTCGCTGGCAGCTTCGCCGCCCAGTCCGCTCACGCTCAAACGCCCGCCAACCCCACGAACCCCGGCGACGCCGCGCCGCAAGCCGCTGGCTCGACCAACGCCCCGACCGTCGCGCTGCCCACGACGCAGGTCAACGACAGCGCCGTGCCGTCGGCCATGCAGACCAAGACACTGCCGTCGTACAAGTTCGTCGCCCCGCTGCGCGACACGCCGCGCTCGATCACGGTCATTCCCGAAGAGCTGATCAAGCAGACGAACGCCACGACCTTCGCCGACGCGCTCAAGACCGTGCCCGGCATCACGTTCCTCGGTGGCGACGCTGCGGCAAACCCGTCGGCCGACCGTCCTGTGATTCGCGGCTTCGAATCGCGTAACTCGATCTTTGTGGACGGCATGCGCGACTCGGGCGTGCAGAATCGCGAGACGTTCGACATCGAGAACATCAGCGTCATCAAGGGTCCGGACTCGGTCTACGCCGGACGTGGCGCCGTGGGTGGCAGCATCGATATCACCACGAAGACACCGCGACTGGAAGACTTCACCAACGCGAGCTTCGGTCTCGGGACCAACAGCTACAAGCGTCTGACGATGGACGTGAACCGTCAGGTGAACGACCAGACCGCCGTGCGCCTGAACGTGATGGGTCACGACGCCGATCAGGCCGGTCGCAACAACATCTACAGCAAGCGCTGGGGTATCGCACCGTCGGTAGCGTTCGGCCTGAACAGCCCAACGACCGTCACGATCAGCTACTACCACCTGAATTCGTACGACATGCCGGACTTCAGCGCGCCGTTCCGCTCGGCGGGCGGCACGCCGGACGGCGGCTTCCAGCGCAATCAGTTCTATGGTCTGAACAATCGCGATTACCGTCGTGGTCAGACGGACACAGGCGAAATCAAGGTCGAACATCGCATCAACGACACATGGAAGTTCAAGAACACCACGATGGTCGGGCGCTCGACGCTCGATTACGTCGCCACGAACCCGCAGTTCCAGTCGGCCACGTCGAACATCATCTCGCTGCAAGCCAAGAGCGGTAAGTACGCCACCAACAGCATCGCCAATCAGACGGAACTGACCGGCAAGGCCACGCTGTTCGGCTTCGAGCACACGCTCACGACGGGTCTGGAGTTCAGCAACGAGCAAAGCCGTTACGAGGGCTATCTCGTCGCGGACAGCGCGGGCAACAACATCCGCTCGGGCGGTCCGTGCTCGGTCGCCTACAACTGCACGACCATCGGCAACTGGAACCCGGACAATCCGTGGACCGGTAGTCTCACGCTCAATGGCGACAAGGGTTTCCCGGGCGCTGCCACCAACACGCGCACGAACACCGCATCGGCCTATCTGTTCGACAGCGTGAAGCTCTCGGAGCGCTGGCTGCTCAATGCCGGTGCGCGCTTCGACCGCTTCGACGTGAGCGCCGTGCAAGCGGGCGCACCGGACCTTAACAACACCTCGAATCTGTTCAGCTTCCAGTTGGGTGTGGTCTACAAGGTATTGCCGTCGTTGAGCCTGTATGCGTCATACGGCACGTCGGCCAACCCGCCGGGCGCGAACAGCGGTCTGGGCGGCGGTACCGATCAGATCACGGCGACCAACAACAACCTCTCGCCCGAGCGCAGCCGCAACATCGAAGTCGGCGCGAAGTGGGACGTGATCGACCAGCGCCTGTCGCTGACCGCCGCGCTGTTCCAGACGGACAAGACGAACGCTCGCGTCTCCGACGGTCTGGGCGGCACGATCAACGCCGGTAGTCAGCGCGTGCGCGGTGCAGAACTCGGCTGGGCGGGCAATCTGACGAACCACTGGCGCGTGTTCGGCGGCTACTCGTACCTGAACGCGATCACGACCGACGCCGGTCCTGCCGCTGCGCCGGGCTCGAACGGTCTGCCAATGGTGATGGTGCCCAAGCACAACCTGACGCTTTGGACCGACTACGAGGTGATGCCGAAGCTCACGCTGGGCGCAGGCATGACGCTCTCGAGCCTGACCTACGCATCGGTGTCGTCCACCGTTCGCAAGTGGACGCCGGGTTACGCCCGCTTCGACGCGGTCGCCACGTACCGTGTGTCGCGCTCGGTCGATCTGCAACTGAACGTGCAGAACATCTTCGACAAGAAGTACTACGCCAGCGCGTACCCGATCTACGCCACGTGGGCACCGGGCCGTACCGCCATGCTGACGCTGAACTTCCATCAGTAA
- a CDS encoding trypsin-like serine peptidase, which yields MSRLTHLIAACVLMLGIGPHALAQSPVANISPEAKSQVLDEARASGIKKILNRQDRLLKQEQASLFGKKSAEAKSRLYIIVQTRENIASANQLIDGKPPTSPDKIVTGLETILKTMRPTYGICSGAPILNGQFKDPDAWKNAIDQVSSPIAAVARSVGVIFTYKNEQAVVGQPGATVFVVGKSHVMTNRHVIQEYAYIDGAGKWHMKKDKLVLRVSFPWEYSKCLSRTTPRNVRIVAIEDVGNLDDKYADFAILRTEDNALPPPAPLADTYDLGEQDRVAVIGYPAPPLMCGTASGGKLCTSLNSEQIKAVFGLPDQSVPFSVERFAPGYVIPGPMLDESQFAYDASTWEGNSGSPVIRLSDGKVVGLHFGGDSESNDDESSMIGIANYAIKVQRIRQALLKANVTQ from the coding sequence ATGAGCCGACTTACCCACCTGATCGCCGCTTGCGTGCTAATGCTTGGGATCGGCCCGCACGCGCTCGCTCAATCTCCCGTTGCCAACATTTCACCTGAGGCCAAGTCGCAAGTGCTCGATGAAGCCCGCGCATCGGGTATCAAGAAGATACTGAATCGGCAGGATCGATTGTTGAAGCAAGAACAAGCTTCGCTCTTCGGCAAGAAGTCCGCTGAAGCCAAATCTCGCCTGTATATCATTGTGCAGACGCGCGAAAACATCGCCTCTGCCAATCAGCTGATCGACGGCAAACCGCCGACGTCGCCCGACAAGATCGTCACAGGCCTGGAAACCATCCTGAAGACCATGCGCCCGACATATGGCATTTGTTCCGGCGCCCCGATTCTCAATGGTCAGTTCAAAGATCCGGATGCGTGGAAGAACGCGATCGATCAGGTATCGAGCCCGATCGCTGCAGTAGCGCGCAGCGTCGGCGTCATCTTCACGTACAAGAACGAACAGGCGGTCGTTGGTCAGCCGGGAGCGACCGTTTTCGTTGTCGGAAAATCGCATGTCATGACGAATCGCCACGTCATTCAGGAATACGCATATATCGACGGTGCTGGTAAATGGCACATGAAGAAGGATAAGCTGGTGCTCAGAGTGTCATTCCCGTGGGAATACTCGAAGTGCCTCTCTCGTACGACCCCGCGCAATGTGCGCATCGTCGCAATCGAAGATGTCGGCAATCTGGACGACAAATACGCCGACTTCGCAATTCTTCGCACCGAAGACAATGCGCTACCACCGCCTGCCCCACTGGCGGACACTTACGATCTGGGAGAACAGGATCGTGTCGCGGTGATAGGGTATCCCGCACCTCCTTTGATGTGCGGCACGGCCTCCGGCGGCAAGCTCTGCACGAGCCTGAATAGTGAACAGATCAAGGCCGTCTTCGGGCTTCCCGATCAGTCCGTACCGTTCTCCGTCGAGCGATTTGCACCGGGCTACGTCATTCCCGGACCGATGCTGGACGAATCACAGTTCGCCTATGACGCGTCGACGTGGGAAGGCAACTCCGGTTCGCCCGTCATACGCCTATCGGATGGCAAGGTCGTCGGCCTGCATTTCGGGGGAGACAGCGAAAGTAACGACGACGAATCGTCGATGATCGGGATCGCCAACTACGCCATCAAAGTCCAGCGGATTCGACAGGCGCTTCTGAAGGCCAACGTAACGCAGTAA
- a CDS encoding pirin-like C-terminal cupin domain-containing protein, translating into MAHPTPQHPRLTKRPAAHAGANAIPRVLPVSRPGRCAAAAGAGVFDQVEHTDPFLSVDLFRRHGACIPPHPHAGCVVATYLFPESTTSLRSRHAHGGDDTLHPGDLLWLETNCGTVHEDVPDNACASVRGVRMVVSRAGQHPHGAPVQTVVRAGSMPRWREGDVELTLVCGRWAEHAVARNEGGCTTLLQLDWHADAVRTLDIPCDGRRWIALIAQGDAALAGHPLRAEGSVQALLLPPGTWQLAGRSGARLMLVGGEPLDAPVVYRGNFAARDEADLVALTRRYQQGSMGVLTPACNEAE; encoded by the coding sequence ATGGCCCATCCGACGCCCCAGCATCCGCGTCTGACCAAACGTCCGGCCGCCCATGCCGGTGCGAACGCCATCCCGCGCGTGCTTCCCGTCTCCCGTCCCGGCCGATGTGCGGCTGCGGCGGGGGCGGGTGTTTTCGATCAGGTCGAGCACACGGACCCGTTCCTGTCGGTCGACCTCTTCCGTCGTCATGGCGCGTGTATTCCGCCGCATCCGCATGCCGGATGTGTGGTGGCGACGTATCTCTTTCCCGAATCGACGACTTCGCTGCGCAGCCGTCACGCCCACGGTGGCGACGACACGCTGCATCCCGGCGATCTGCTCTGGCTGGAAACGAATTGCGGCACGGTGCATGAAGACGTGCCGGACAACGCATGCGCCTCGGTGCGCGGCGTGCGCATGGTCGTCAGTCGTGCGGGACAGCATCCGCACGGCGCACCGGTACAGACGGTCGTGCGCGCCGGGTCGATGCCGCGCTGGCGCGAGGGTGACGTCGAACTGACATTGGTCTGCGGACGCTGGGCTGAGCATGCGGTGGCGCGCAACGAAGGCGGTTGCACGACATTGCTGCAACTCGACTGGCATGCCGACGCGGTTCGGACCCTCGACATTCCGTGCGACGGCCGCCGTTGGATCGCGTTGATCGCACAGGGTGATGCGGCGCTCGCCGGACACCCGTTGCGCGCCGAAGGCAGCGTTCAGGCATTGTTGTTGCCGCCCGGCACGTGGCAACTGGCGGGACGCAGCGGCGCACGACTGATGCTTGTCGGCGGCGAACCGCTGGACGCCCCAGTGGTCTATCGCGGCAACTTCGCCGCACGCGACGAAGCCGATCTGGTCGCCCTCACGCGCCGCTATCAGCAAGGATCGATGGGCGTGCTCACGCCTGCATGTAACGAGGCGGAGTAG
- a CDS encoding FMN-dependent NADH-azoreductase, whose product MTTILQINSAARSQGANSTTLANEAVAQLVAKNPGAKVVVRDLLADGVPHLDEAVIGAFFTPEEQRSDEQKAIIARSDALIAEIQSADTIVFGVPLYNFQVPTQLKAYFDWIARARVTFRYREDGTVEGLIQGKKVIVAFARGGNYKDTPADSQTPYIKTILGFLGMTDVTFIYAEGLARGPESAAAAFAGAREAIAAL is encoded by the coding sequence ATGACCACCATTCTGCAAATCAATTCCGCCGCCCGCTCGCAAGGCGCCAACTCGACCACGCTCGCTAACGAAGCCGTGGCCCAACTCGTCGCCAAGAATCCCGGCGCGAAGGTCGTTGTGCGTGACCTGCTGGCCGATGGCGTGCCGCACCTCGACGAAGCCGTGATCGGCGCATTCTTCACGCCGGAAGAGCAGCGTTCGGACGAACAAAAGGCCATCATCGCTCGCAGCGACGCGCTGATCGCCGAGATCCAGTCCGCCGACACCATCGTTTTCGGCGTGCCGCTGTACAACTTCCAGGTGCCGACGCAGCTCAAGGCGTACTTCGACTGGATCGCCCGTGCCCGCGTGACCTTCCGTTATCGTGAAGACGGCACCGTGGAAGGCCTGATTCAGGGCAAGAAGGTGATCGTGGCGTTCGCACGCGGCGGCAACTACAAGGACACGCCGGCCGACAGCCAGACCCCGTACATCAAGACGATTCTCGGCTTCCTCGGCATGACGGACGTGACGTTCATCTACGCCGAAGGCCTCGCCCGTGGTCCGGAATCGGCGGCTGCTGCATTCGCCGGTGCTCGCGAAGCCATCGCTGCGCTGTAA
- a CDS encoding LysR family transcriptional regulator, producing MIDDLNDMLIFAEVVRSGSITRAGERLDLPKATVSRRLSRLETRLGTKLLHKTTRRLELTEVGEAYYERCLPILEEVEETRDFASQMSSKPRGRLRITAPADFATQWLAVPLATFCAAFPEITVDVDLSSRHVDLIAERVDVAIRAGQLSDSTLVARPLLKLTRSLYASPLYLSATGLPGSPDELDGHRFIILQGARRLFNSDTLHKGRQRVDITMHGAIQANSMGMVKEMALAGSGIAALTDILAEDALKSGRLVKVLPEWSLPESSVHLVTPSRRFLPRKTQAFIEHMLAVARTCPEENRDPSVPGPLQS from the coding sequence ATGATTGACGATCTGAATGACATGCTGATCTTCGCGGAGGTCGTGCGCTCGGGCAGCATCACGCGGGCCGGCGAGCGGCTCGATCTGCCCAAGGCGACCGTGAGTCGGCGTCTGTCGCGACTCGAAACGCGCCTCGGCACGAAGCTGCTCCACAAGACCACGCGCCGACTCGAACTGACGGAAGTCGGCGAGGCATATTACGAGCGATGCCTGCCGATCCTCGAAGAAGTGGAAGAGACGCGGGACTTTGCGTCGCAAATGTCGAGCAAACCCCGCGGACGTTTGCGCATCACCGCGCCGGCCGACTTCGCCACGCAATGGCTCGCCGTGCCGCTCGCGACCTTCTGCGCGGCCTTTCCCGAAATCACCGTCGACGTGGACCTGAGTTCGCGCCACGTCGATCTGATCGCCGAACGTGTCGACGTCGCCATTCGCGCCGGTCAGCTTTCCGACTCCACCCTGGTCGCGCGTCCGCTCCTTAAACTCACCCGCAGCCTTTACGCGAGCCCGCTTTATCTCAGCGCAACGGGGCTGCCGGGTAGCCCGGACGAACTGGACGGCCATCGCTTCATCATCCTGCAAGGGGCACGGCGTCTGTTCAATTCCGACACGCTGCACAAGGGCCGCCAACGCGTCGACATCACCATGCACGGGGCGATTCAGGCCAACAGCATGGGGATGGTCAAGGAGATGGCGCTCGCAGGCAGCGGCATTGCCGCGCTCACGGACATTCTGGCCGAAGACGCCCTTAAGTCCGGACGCCTCGTGAAGGTACTGCCCGAATGGTCGTTGCCCGAGAGCTCCGTCCATCTGGTCACGCCGTCACGCCGCTTCCTGCCGCGCAAGACGCAAGCGTTCATCGAGCACATGCTCGCGGTGGCGCGGACGTGTCCGGAGGAGAATCGCGACCCGTCGGTGCCGGGGCCGTTGCAAAGCTGA
- a CDS encoding M61 family metallopeptidase has product MKATSAPIAVRYAIVPKSPAAHLFEVTVTVSNPAPEGQRFTLPAWIPGSYMVREFARNIVTIGATCRGRKIALDKLDKHTWQAAPCKGTLIVTYDVYAWDLSVRAAHLDDTHGFFNGTSVFLRVQGQEHAPCEIDVLRPRGAAFKAWRVATALEPAQGTAALDFGRYLAVDYDELIDSPVEMGTFVHGTFKACGVTHEVAITGPVPNLDLDRLLRDMKKICEAQIRLFEPGASSRSRVPMSRYVFLLMTVGDGYGGLEHRASTALLASRNDLPVQGQARMSDAYRGFLGLVSHEYFHTWNVKRIKPAAFAPYTLDQENYTRLLWLFEGFTSYYDDLMLVRSGVIAPKDYYELVAKTVANVLRGSGRLKQTVAESSFDAWTKYYRQDENAPNAIVSYYTKGSLVALALDLTIRAQTRGQKSLDDVMRALWQRYGRDFYRGAPEGIAEDAVQPFFEAVSGLDLSAFFATAINGTRDLPLATLLERVGLTLEPVTPENGRPAMGVKTAKRGDEVTLAQVLDGGAAQAAGLSAGDSLVAIDGLRVTSGNLDKLLERYRPGDRVTLHAFRRDELRETSLTLDAPEVSQYRITETRDRAAAQRREKWLTA; this is encoded by the coding sequence ATGAAAGCCACGTCTGCACCCATCGCCGTTCGGTACGCGATCGTTCCGAAGTCGCCCGCCGCCCATTTGTTCGAAGTGACCGTCACGGTCTCGAATCCTGCGCCCGAAGGCCAGCGTTTCACGCTGCCGGCGTGGATTCCGGGCAGCTACATGGTGCGCGAGTTCGCCCGCAACATCGTGACCATCGGCGCGACGTGCCGGGGTCGCAAGATCGCGCTCGACAAGCTCGACAAGCACACGTGGCAGGCCGCGCCGTGCAAGGGCACGCTGATCGTGACGTATGACGTGTACGCGTGGGATCTGTCGGTGCGCGCCGCGCATCTGGACGACACGCACGGCTTCTTCAACGGCACCAGCGTGTTCCTGCGCGTGCAGGGGCAGGAACACGCCCCGTGCGAGATCGACGTGCTGCGTCCGCGCGGCGCTGCGTTCAAGGCGTGGCGCGTCGCTACTGCGCTGGAACCTGCGCAAGGCACGGCGGCGCTCGATTTCGGGCGCTATCTGGCTGTCGATTACGACGAACTCATCGATTCGCCGGTCGAGATGGGGACGTTCGTGCACGGCACGTTCAAGGCCTGTGGTGTGACGCACGAAGTCGCCATCACCGGGCCGGTGCCGAATCTTGATCTGGATCGTCTGCTGCGCGACATGAAGAAGATCTGCGAGGCGCAGATCCGTTTGTTCGAGCCGGGGGCCAGTTCGCGCTCGCGCGTGCCGATGTCGCGCTACGTCTTCCTGCTCATGACGGTCGGCGACGGCTACGGCGGTCTGGAGCATCGCGCATCGACCGCACTGCTTGCGAGCCGTAACGACCTGCCGGTGCAGGGACAGGCGCGCATGAGCGACGCCTATCGCGGCTTCCTCGGACTGGTGAGCCACGAGTACTTCCACACGTGGAACGTCAAGCGCATCAAGCCTGCGGCGTTCGCGCCGTATACGCTGGATCAGGAGAATTACACGCGCCTGCTGTGGCTGTTCGAGGGCTTCACGTCGTATTACGACGATCTGATGCTCGTGCGCAGCGGCGTGATTGCGCCGAAGGACTATTACGAACTCGTGGCGAAGACGGTAGCGAACGTGCTGCGCGGCAGCGGCCGTCTTAAGCAGACCGTCGCCGAGAGTTCGTTCGACGCGTGGACGAAGTACTACCGTCAGGACGAGAACGCGCCGAACGCCATCGTCAGCTATTACACGAAGGGCTCGCTCGTGGCGCTCGCGCTGGATCTGACGATTCGTGCGCAGACGCGCGGCCAGAAGTCGCTCGACGATGTGATGCGCGCGCTGTGGCAGCGCTACGGTCGCGACTTCTATCGCGGCGCGCCCGAAGGGATTGCGGAAGACGCCGTTCAGCCATTCTTCGAAGCGGTTTCGGGGCTCGACCTGTCGGCGTTTTTCGCGACGGCGATCAATGGCACGCGCGACTTGCCGCTGGCGACGCTGCTCGAGCGTGTCGGTCTGACGCTCGAACCGGTGACGCCGGAGAACGGTCGTCCGGCCATGGGCGTGAAGACCGCCAAGCGCGGCGATGAAGTCACGCTGGCACAGGTGCTCGACGGCGGTGCGGCACAAGCCGCCGGTCTGTCGGCGGGCGACTCGCTGGTCGCCATCGACGGCTTGCGTGTGACCTCGGGCAATCTCGACAAGCTGCTCGAGCGCTATCGTCCGGGCGACCGGGTGACGCTGCACGCCTTCCGCCGCGACGAGCTGCGTGAGACGTCGCTCACGCTCGATGCGCCTGAGGTGTCGCAGTACCGCATTACCGAAACACGCGATCGCGCCGCTGCGCAGCGACGCGAGAAGTGGCTGACGGCCTGA
- a CDS encoding DsbC family protein: MLQRYRAAASAGWVLAAVCAATFTTSAVAQNKPDATLDRVKAAVQKTLGADAPVKAVARTPIPGLFEVSVGGEILYADEKAQYVILGGNLVDTKTRQNLTEARQSELNKVDFAKLPFDRAFKYVKGNGSRKIAVFSDPNCPYCKRFEETLKSSKIDNITVYTFLYPVLGPDSDAKSKAIWCAPDQLKAWHDWMLDKKAPPTPTAKCDDKPVKDNFALGHQLNITGTPTIILSDGRRLPGAVPAEELEKALATVK; this comes from the coding sequence ATGTTGCAACGTTATCGCGCCGCGGCGTCCGCCGGATGGGTTCTCGCCGCAGTCTGCGCAGCCACCTTCACGACGTCTGCCGTCGCGCAAAACAAGCCCGACGCAACCCTCGACCGCGTGAAGGCCGCCGTGCAGAAGACGCTCGGCGCCGATGCGCCAGTCAAAGCAGTGGCGCGCACGCCGATTCCCGGCCTCTTCGAAGTATCGGTCGGCGGCGAGATCCTTTATGCGGACGAGAAGGCACAGTACGTGATTCTCGGCGGCAATCTGGTCGACACGAAAACGCGTCAGAACCTGACCGAAGCGCGTCAATCGGAACTCAACAAGGTCGACTTCGCCAAGCTGCCGTTCGATCGCGCGTTCAAGTACGTGAAGGGCAACGGTAGCCGCAAGATCGCGGTCTTCTCCGATCCGAACTGCCCGTACTGCAAGCGCTTCGAAGAAACGCTCAAGAGCTCGAAGATCGACAACATCACCGTCTATACCTTCCTGTACCCGGTGCTCGGCCCGGATTCGGATGCCAAGTCGAAGGCCATCTGGTGCGCGCCCGATCAGCTCAAGGCATGGCACGACTGGATGCTCGACAAGAAGGCCCCGCCGACCCCGACGGCCAAGTGCGACGACAAGCCCGTCAAGGACAACTTCGCGCTGGGTCATCAGCTCAACATCACCGGAACGCCGACGATTATCCTGTCCGATGGACGTCGTCTGCCGGGTGCCGTGCCCGCCGAAGAACTGGAAAAGGCGCTCGCGACGGTCAAGTAA
- a CDS encoding UbiH/UbiF family hydroxylase: protein MSQTHSSSQTHDVVVVGGGLVGKAAALLLSQARLSVALLAQPAAPAPTGGDMWDARIYSLSSSSQALFERMRVWQAVDPARVNPVYDMEVFGDERGSLHFSAYQAAVPQLAWIAESSNLERALDAALRFSPQVQWLDARAESLEVDAAAASVRLSDGKTLRASLVVGADGAHSWVRSTEGLDGTVHPYEQLGVVCNFRAERPHRDTAFQWFHDGEIVALLPLPDQRVSLVWSAADDHAKHLLALDPKELAQRVGTFSNGELGQLTPVSARAQGFPLVLAQARRLIAQRVALIGDAAHVVHPLAGQGMNLGLRDVASLGDALAGRESFRDCGDAAVLRRYERARKEDIGSMAFTTDGLHKLFSTSSPLAKFVRNAGLDGVNMLPFVKKFLIGRALG, encoded by the coding sequence ATGTCTCAAACGCATTCCTCCAGCCAGACGCACGATGTCGTCGTCGTCGGTGGCGGTCTGGTCGGAAAGGCCGCCGCCTTGCTTCTTTCGCAGGCGCGCCTGTCCGTCGCGCTGCTCGCGCAACCCGCAGCCCCCGCCCCGACGGGCGGTGACATGTGGGATGCCCGCATCTATTCGCTGTCGTCCAGTTCGCAAGCGCTCTTCGAGCGCATGCGCGTTTGGCAGGCCGTCGATCCGGCACGCGTCAATCCCGTCTATGACATGGAAGTGTTCGGCGACGAGCGCGGCAGTCTGCATTTCTCCGCCTATCAGGCTGCGGTGCCGCAACTCGCCTGGATTGCCGAGTCGTCGAATCTGGAGCGCGCGCTGGACGCGGCCCTGCGTTTCTCCCCGCAAGTGCAATGGCTGGACGCTCGCGCCGAATCGCTCGAAGTCGACGCGGCCGCCGCATCGGTGCGCCTGTCGGACGGCAAGACGCTGCGGGCCTCGCTGGTGGTCGGTGCCGATGGCGCGCACTCGTGGGTGCGCAGCACGGAAGGCCTCGACGGCACGGTGCATCCCTACGAGCAACTGGGCGTCGTGTGCAACTTCCGCGCGGAACGTCCGCATCGCGATACCGCATTCCAGTGGTTCCATGACGGCGAAATCGTCGCGTTGCTGCCGCTGCCCGATCAGCGCGTCTCGCTGGTCTGGTCCGCTGCCGACGATCATGCGAAGCATCTGCTTGCGCTTGATCCCAAAGAACTCGCACAGCGCGTCGGAACGTTCTCGAACGGTGAACTTGGTCAGTTGACGCCTGTCTCAGCGCGCGCTCAGGGTTTTCCGCTTGTACTGGCGCAAGCCAGGCGTCTGATCGCGCAGCGCGTGGCACTGATCGGCGACGCGGCGCATGTGGTGCATCCGCTCGCAGGACAGGGCATGAACCTCGGTTTGCGCGACGTGGCGTCGCTCGGCGATGCGCTCGCCGGGCGCGAATCGTTCCGCGACTGTGGCGACGCTGCGGTGCTACGTCGTTACGAGCGCGCTCGCAAGGAAGACATCGGCAGCATGGCGTTCACGACGGACGGCTTGCATAAGCTGTTCTCGACGAGCAGCCCGCTCGCGAAGTTCGTTCGCAACGCGGGCCTCGACGGCGTGAACATGCTGCCTTTCGTCAAGAAATTCCTGATCGGCCGCGCCCTGGGCTGA
- the ychF gene encoding redox-regulated ATPase YchF encodes MSLKCGIVGLPNVGKSTLFNALTKAGIAAENYPFCTIEPNVGVVEVPDPRLGKLAEIVKPERIMPATVEFVDIAGLVAGASKGEGLGNQFLANIRETDAITHVVRCFEDENVIHVAGKVNPISDIEVINTELALADLGTVEKALQRYTKAAKSGNDKEAAKLVAVLEKIVPVLNEARPVRSLKLSDDELALIKPFCLITAKPTMYVANVKDDGFENNPHLEAVRKYAEAENAPVVAVCAAIEAEIGDMDDADKAEFLADMGMDEPGLDRVIRAGFKLLGLQTYFTAGVKEVRAWTIHVGDAAPQAAGVIHTDFERGFIRAQTIAFDDYIQYKGEQGAKEAGKMRAEGKEYVVHDGDVMNFLFNV; translated from the coding sequence ATGAGCCTCAAATGCGGCATCGTCGGTTTGCCCAACGTCGGCAAGTCGACCCTTTTCAACGCGCTGACCAAAGCGGGCATTGCGGCCGAAAACTACCCGTTCTGCACCATCGAGCCGAACGTCGGCGTGGTGGAAGTGCCGGACCCGCGTCTGGGCAAGCTCGCCGAGATCGTGAAGCCCGAGCGCATCATGCCGGCGACGGTCGAATTCGTGGACATCGCCGGTCTGGTGGCCGGTGCCTCGAAGGGTGAAGGTCTGGGCAACCAGTTCCTCGCCAACATCCGCGAAACGGACGCCATCACGCACGTCGTGCGCTGCTTCGAAGACGAAAACGTCATTCACGTCGCAGGCAAGGTGAATCCGATTTCGGACATCGAAGTCATTAACACCGAACTGGCGCTGGCCGATCTGGGCACCGTCGAGAAGGCGCTGCAACGCTATACGAAGGCAGCCAAATCGGGCAATGACAAGGAAGCGGCAAAGCTGGTGGCCGTGCTGGAAAAGATCGTGCCGGTGCTGAACGAAGCACGTCCGGTGCGCTCGCTCAAGCTCTCCGACGACGAACTGGCGCTCATCAAGCCGTTCTGCCTGATCACGGCCAAGCCGACGATGTACGTCGCGAACGTGAAGGACGACGGCTTCGAGAACAACCCGCATCTGGAAGCGGTGCGCAAGTACGCCGAAGCCGAGAACGCGCCGGTCGTGGCGGTGTGCGCTGCCATCGAAGCGGAAATCGGGGACATGGACGATGCCGACAAGGCCGAGTTCCTGGCCGACATGGGCATGGACGAGCCGGGCCTCGACCGCGTGATTCGCGCGGGCTTCAAGCTGCTGGGCTTGCAAACGTACTTCACGGCAGGTGTGAAGGAAGTGCGCGCCTGGACGATCCACGTGGGCGACGCCGCGCCGCAAGCGGCCGGCGTGATCCACACCGACTTCGAGCGCGGCTTCATCCGCGCACAGACCATCGCCTTCGACGACTACATCCAGTACAAGGGCGAACAAGGCGCGAAGGAAGCGGGCAAGATGCGCGCCGAAGGCAAGGAATACGTCGTGCACGACGGCGACGTGATGAACTTCCTGTTCAACGTCTGA